DNA from Fusobacterium perfoetens:
AAAAAAATTGTAAAAATGTTTAAAATTTAGGTTATAATATAAAAAAACTTAGGAGAAAATTATGTTTGAAAAATTTAATATAGAGAAAAAAAATATAATAACCATAACAGGAGCAGGTGGTAAAACAACTCTGATGTTTTTATTAAGTGGAGAACTATCTAAACTTGGAAAGGTAATGGTTACCACTACAACTAAAATTTATACTCCAGGGAAATCCCAATTTGAAAAAATGTACATTGATAATAAAGAGACGATTGGAGAAAATAAAAATATTTTTGTGGTTGGAAAAGAGATAAAAGATAAAAAATTAATTGGAATTGGGTATCACGAGGTTGAAAGATTAAAAGATGATTTTGATTATATTTTAATTGAGGGAGATGGCTCAAAAGAAAAATTTTTAAAAGAGTGGAATGAGTTAGAGCCTTGTATACCTAATTTTTCTAATGTGATAATAGGAGTTATAAATCTTGATATTATAGATTTAGATTTGATAGAAGAAAATATCCATAGATTTGAACTTTTTAAAGAAAGATACCCAAAATTTATAAATAAAAAAGTAAATTTTGATTTTCTAAAAGAATATATAAAAAATGGAAAATTTTTTGGAGAAAATAAAATTGCTAAAAAATATATTTTTCTTAATGGAGCAGATGGAGAGAAAAAATCAGAAAAAGAAAAAATAGCAAAAGAGTTACAAGAGATATTTAAAAATGAAAATTTTAAAATAATATATGGAAGTTTAAAATAAAAGCTGTTGCGTTAAAATTGCAACAGCTTTTAAAATTTTAATTATTTCTAGCTAATTCATAAAGTCTTTCTATTCTATCTTTTGTAGATGGATGAGTGCTAAAAAGAGTAGCCATTTTATCTCTAGATGAAAGAGGATTTACTATAAACATATTTTCAGTAGCTGGATTAGCATTCATAGGATTTCTTCTAACTCCTAACTCTAATTTTTCAAGAGCATTTGCAAGATAGATTGGATTTCCACAAAGTTTTCCGCCGTATTCATCAGCTTTATATTCTCTAGTACGAGAGATAGCCATTTGAACTAACATTGCAGCAATCGGAGCTAGAATAGCTACGAAAATAAGACCGATTCCTCCCCCATTGTCATCATCTCTATCACTTCTACCTCCACCAAAAATTGCAGACCATTTTGCCATATTTGCCAAGAAAGATATAGCTCCAGCAAAAGTAGCAGCCACAGTTCCAATTAAAATATCTCTATTATTAACGTGTCCTAATTCGTGTCCAATAACTCCAGAAAGTTCATTATCATCTAAAATATTTAAAATCCCAGAAGTAACAGCCACAGCTGCGTGGTGAGGATTTCTTCCAGTGGCGAAAGCATTTGGTTGAGAACTATTTATAATATACACTTTTGGCATTGGAAGATTTGCTTTTTTTACAAGCCCCTCTACAAGTTTATAAACATCAGAGTTTGAAGACACTGGTTTTGCTCCATACATAGCAAGAACTATTTTATCGCTGTACCAATAAGAGATAAAGTTAGTAATTCCTGCAAAGACAAGAGCCATATAAACTCCTTGACGACCTCCTATGGCATTTCCTAAAGCTAACATAATAAAAGTCATTACTCCCATCAGTAAAAAAGTTTTAAAATTTTTCATTTGTTCCTCCTAAAAAATATTAAAAAAATTGAATATTTAACTAATTTTTTGTTATAATTAAATTATAAGGGTAGATTACCCAATTGTCAATTAGATGTAAAAAAATATAAAATAGTTGAAAATTTTTAGGAGTGAAAATGATAAAATATATAAAAGGAATTATTGATATAGGAACAAATTCTTGCAGACTTTTCTTAGCAGAAGTGGGAGAAAGTGAAAATAAAATAGAGATTTTAAAAAAAATCTACAAAGAAACAAGAATAACAAAACTTGGAAATTTTATACAAAGTGATACAAGTATCTCTAATGATGGAATTGAAAAACTTATAGAGATTATAAAATATTTTAAAAATATTTGTGATAAATATGAATGTAAAAAAATTATTGGTTTTGCTACCTCAGCTGTGAGAGAATCTAGCAATAAAGATGAAATAGTAGA
Protein-coding regions in this window:
- the yqeC gene encoding selenium cofactor biosynthesis protein YqeC, with translation MFEKFNIEKKNIITITGAGGKTTLMFLLSGELSKLGKVMVTTTTKIYTPGKSQFEKMYIDNKETIGENKNIFVVGKEIKDKKLIGIGYHEVERLKDDFDYILIEGDGSKEKFLKEWNELEPCIPNFSNVIIGVINLDIIDLDLIEENIHRFELFKERYPKFINKKVNFDFLKEYIKNGKFFGENKIAKKYIFLNGADGEKKSEKEKIAKELQEIFKNENFKIIYGSLK
- the htpX gene encoding zinc metalloprotease HtpX, with the protein product MKNFKTFLLMGVMTFIMLALGNAIGGRQGVYMALVFAGITNFISYWYSDKIVLAMYGAKPVSSNSDVYKLVEGLVKKANLPMPKVYIINSSQPNAFATGRNPHHAAVAVTSGILNILDDNELSGVIGHELGHVNNRDILIGTVAATFAGAISFLANMAKWSAIFGGGRSDRDDDNGGGIGLIFVAILAPIAAMLVQMAISRTREYKADEYGGKLCGNPIYLANALEKLELGVRRNPMNANPATENMFIVNPLSSRDKMATLFSTHPSTKDRIERLYELARNN